AGAAGAGCTTAGTGAGGAGCTATGCTAGAAGAGAGCATTTCACCAACGAGGCTGTCGGGGACCTCTGCCATAGTCATTGGGCCACACTGCTCTCCATGTTTGTGGTTATGGACATTACAACCACATTCAACTTTGATGGCCCTGGGAGTCTGAAAATTAATACAGCAACAGCAACTTGCTTTAATGTAGCAAGACGTCCCAGGGCACAACACAGGAggattatcagacaacatttgacaccgagccacataaggagatattaagacaggtgatgaAAAATTTggtcggtaggttttaaggaggagaggtagagaggcggagaggtttcgggtggGGATTCCAGAgcgtaggacccaggcagctgaaagcaaggccaccaatggtggagcgatggaaatcggggatgagcaagaggccagaactgcaggagcacagagatctcagaggtctgcggggctggaggagattacagagatggtggagggggcaaagccatggagggaatttgaaaacaaggatgagaattttaaaatcagggtGCTGCTGGTACTTGGAGCCAattgtagggcagcgagcacaggggtgataggtgagcgggacttggtgcgaggaaggacatgggcagcagggttttggatgagctcaaatttagaaCGTGCAAGGTGGGAAGCCAGCAATGGAATAATTAAGTCTAGAttaacagtacctcccaaacccatgacctcaaccacctagaagaacaaggacagcaggcgcatgggaacatcaccacctccaaattcccctccaagttacaaaccatcttgacttggaaatatatcgccgttccttcatcgtcattgggtcaaaatcctggaacgccctccctaacagccctgtgggagtaccttcaccacacggactgcagcgattcaaggcggcagctcaccaccaccttctcaagggaaattagggatgggcaataaatgctggctttgccagtgacgcccacatcccaggaacgaataaaaaaagcaacagcatggatgagggtttcaacaacagttgagctgaggcaggagcggagatgggcaatgttacagaattGGGAGTAGGCGGTCTTggagataaaaacataagaaatatgagcaggagtaggccatttgctccctcgagcctactccgccattcagtaagatcatggctgatctgatcatggactcagctccacttccccgcccgctccccgtaatcctttactcccttatcggtcaaaaatctgtctctctccgccttaaatatattcaatgacccagcctccacagctctctggggcagagaatgtgacagatttacaacactcaaagaagaaattcctcatctcagttttaaatgggcgaccccttattctgagacaatgtcccatagttttagtttcccccgagtggaaatatcctctctgcatacaccttatcaagccccctcattatcttataagtttcaataagatcacctctcattcttctgaactccagtgagtataggccctatctactcaatctatcctcataaatcaaccccctcatctccagaatcaatctcgtgaaccttttctgaacagcctccaatgcaaatatatcctttcttaaatacggagaccaaaactgtacgcagtactccacttgtgacctcaccaataccctgtacagttgtagcaggacttctctgcttttatactctatcccccttgcaataaaggccaacattccatttgccttcctgattacttgctgtacctgcatactaactttttgtgtttcatgcacaaggaccccgaggtctctctgtactgcagctttttgcaatttttctccatttaaataatttgtttttctattatttctgccaaagtggataacctcacatttccccacattatactcaatctgccaaatttttgcccactcacttagcctggctatatccctttgcagattttgtgtccttctcacaatttgctttccaacccatctttgaatcgtcagcaaacttggctacattacactcggtccctttatccaagtcattaacatagattgtaaatagttgaggacccagcaccaattcccACAGCACTAGTCAGTTtgacaatcggaaaatgacccatttatccagactctctgttttctgtaagatagccaatcctctatccatactaatatattacccccagcgccGTGAgtgtttatcttatgcagtaaacccttatgtggcaccttatcgaatgccttctagaactccaaatacaccacatccacaggttcccccttatccaccctgcttgatacatcctcaaagaactccagcaaatttgtcaaacaagatttccttttcataaaaccacgctgactctgattgaaccatgcttttccaaatgtcccgctactgcttccttaataatgcactcgggcattttcccaacaatagatgttaggctaactggtctatagtttcctgctttttgtctgccttcttttttaaataggggcattacatttgccgttttccagtctgctgggactgctccagaatccagggaattttggtagattacaatcaatgcatccactatctctgcagccacttctcttcagaccttaggatgaaagccatcagatcctttgttcgcctttagtcccattattttgcctagTACTACTTAATTAGTGATAGTTATTGTATTTTGTATTGAGATGGAGGGAATATGGGGTCAAAAGCTCAGCTCaacgtcaaatatgacacctagatagttcagcttggtcaaagaggtaggttttaaggagtgtctcgaaggaggaaagtgaggtagagagacgaagaggtttagggagggatttccagagcttgaagCCTACACAACCGAAGGcaccgccaccaatggttgaacgattacaatGAGGGATGCTCTgggggacagaattagaggagcgcagacatctcagggggtcgcggggctggaggagattacagagatcgggaggggcgaggccatggagggatttgaaatgaaggatgagaattttgaaattgaggcattgcttaaccaggagagccaatgtaggtcagcgagcacaggggtgatgggtgagcgggacttggtgcgagttaggacacggacagccgagttttggatcacttttaGTTTACGTTGGGTAAAATgtgggcggccagccaggagtgtgttggaatagtcaagtctggaggtaacaaaggcatggaagtgggcttcagcagatgagctgaagcagagatgggcgatgtaacgcaggtggaaataggcggtcttagttatagaaacacagaaacatagaaaataggtgcaggagcaggccattcagcccttctagcctgcaccgccattcaatgagttcatggctgaacatgaaacttcagtacccccttcctgctttctcgccataacccttgatcccccgagtagtaaggacttcatctaactcccttttgaatatatttagtgaattggcctcaactactttctgtggtagagaattccacaggttcaccactctctgggtgaagaagtttctcctcatctcggtcctaaatggcttaccccttatcctcagactgtgacccctggttctggacttccccaacattgggaacattcttcctgcatctaacctgtctaaacccgtcagaattttaaacgtttctatgaggtgccctctcattcttctgaactccagtgaatacaagcccagttgatccagtctttcttgataggtcagtcccgccatcccgggaatcaatctggtgaaccttcgctgcactccctcaatagcaagaatgtccttcctcaagttaggagaccaaaactgtacacaatactccaggtgtggcctcaccaaggccctgtacaactgtagcaacacctccctgcccctgtattcaaatcccctcgctatgaaggccaacatgccatttgctttcttaaccgcctgctgtacctgcatgctaaccttcaatgactgatgtaccatgacacccaggtctcgttgcatcttcccttttcctaatctgtcaccattcagataatagtctgtctctctgtttttaccaccaaagtggataacctcacatttatccacattatacttaatctgtcatgcatttgcccactcacctaacctatccaagtcactctgcagcctaatagcatcctcctcgcagctcacactgccacccaacttagtgtcatccgcaaatttggagatactgcatttaatcccctcgtctaaatcattaatgtacaatgtaaacagctggggccccagcacagaaccttgcggcaccccactagtcactgcctgccattctgaaaagtacccgtttactcctactctttgcttcctgtctgacaaccagttctcaatccacgtcagcacactacccccaatcccatgtgctttaactttgcacattaatctcttgagtgggaccttgtcgaaagccttctgaaagtccaaatataccacatcaactggttctcctttgtccactttactggaaacatcctcaaaaaattccagaagatttgtcaagcatgatttccctttcacaaatccatgctgacttggacctatcatgtcaccattttccagacgcactgctatgacatccttaataattgattccatcattttacccattactgaggtcaggctgaccggtctataattccctgttttctctctccctccttttttaaaaagtggggttacattggctaccctccactccagaggaactgatccagagtcaatggaatgttggaaaatgactgtcaatgcatccgctatttccaaggccacctccttaagtactctgggatgcagtccatcaggccctggggatttatcggccttcaatcccatcaatttccccaacacaatttcccgactaataaagatttccctcagttccccctccttactagaccctctgaccccttttatatccagaaggttgtttgtatcctccttagtgaataccgaaccaaagtacttgttcaattggtctgccatttctttgttccccgttatgacttcccctgattctgactgcaggggacctacgtttgtctttactaacctttttctctttacatacctatagaaacttttgcaatccgccttaatgttccctgcaagcttcttctcgtactccattttccctgccctaatcaaaccctttgtcctcctctgctgagttctaaatatctcccagtccctggggtcgctgctatttctggccaatttgtatgccacttccttggctttaatactatccctgatttccctagatagccacggttgagccaccttcccttttttatttttacaccagacaggaatgtacaattgttgtaattcatccatgcggtctctaaatgtctgccattgcccatccacagtcaaccccctaagtatcattcgccaatctatcctaaccaattcacgcctcataccttcaaagttacccttctttaagttctggaccatggtctctgaatttactgtttcattctccatctgcggatatgtggtcaaaagctcatttcagggtcaaatatgacagcaaggttgtgaacagtctgattcagcctcagacagaagttggagagagggatggagtcagtggctagggaacagagtttgtggcggggcccgaaaacaatggctttggtcttcccaatattcaattgtagaaaatttctgctcatccagaattggatgtcggacaagcagtctgacaagttacgagactgtagaggggtcgagagaagtggtggtgaggtagagctgggtgtcatcagcgtacatgtggaaactgaagccgTGTTTTTGAATAATgttgtcaaggggcaacatgtagatgagaaataggacggggcgaagaatagatccttggggaacaccagaggtaacgatgcggagtgggaagagaagccattgcaggtgattctctggctacgattagatagataagaatggaaccaggcgagtgcagtcccacctagctggacattggtggagaggcgttggaggaggatgaagtggtcaactgtgtcaaaggctgcagacaggtcaagaaggacgaggagggatagtttgcctttgtcacagtcacaaaggatgtcatttatgactttgatgagagccgttttggtactgtggcaggcgtgcaAACCATATTGAAGGGATTCaaccatggaattgcgggaaaggtgggcacggatttgggagacgacaacacgttcaaggaatttggagaggaaagggaggttggagatggggcggtagcttgcaagcacagtggggccaagggttttttttttgaggagggtggTAATTACGGCAGATTTGATGGGGAGAGGTACAGTATCTGAGAAGTGAGGACCATTTAAAAATATCAGTTAACATGCGggtcaggaagggaagttgagtggtcagcagtctgTTGGGAATGGTGTTGAAGGAGCAGGAAGTGGTTCTCCTGCAAAAggttaaagacttacatttatacagcgtctttcacaaccaccggatgtttcaaagcgttttacagacaatgaagtactttgggagtgtaatcactgttgtaatgtgggaaacgcagtaaccaatttgcacatagcaagctcccacaaacagcaatgtgataatgactagataatctgtttttgttatgttgagggataaatattggccaggacaccagggataactcccctgttcttcttcgaaatagtgctgtgggatcttttacgttcacctgagagtggtgcagacacgatgggccgaaatggcctccttccgtgctgtaaatttctatgattctataagcacACTGTAACGTAGGTGTCCTAAGGtgacctcagggaggacagaaacctcccgtggagcagaagggtttaacgtctcatccgaaggatggcaccttcgacagtgcagcgctccttcagcacggcactggagtgtcagcctagatttttttgtgctcaagtccctggagtgggacttgaacccacaaccttctgactcatgagctcggagagggcacgaGGAGAGAGGAAGTtaagcccggtgggctaggggaagcggCAGAGGTAGCTGATCGAATGGTCTCAATTTTAGTGACAAAGAAGCCCCTTACACATGTTGTTGGAGGTGAAGGTGGAGGcgacaggagagaggggtttaagaagatggtttgtacCAGTGGttgtctttgcattccaggatgatcctggaatagtgagccgtTTTGGCAGAGTAGAGCAGGacacgatagtgctttatgtggtccagccagatctggcgacgAATGGTTAAATCAGTTGTTGATCATAaatgttcaagtctgcgtcccttggacttgagaatggagatgagggccataccagggggacTGACCAGGGTGGGAGAGTAATggttttactggggacaagggcatcaaaggtggaggtgagggtgtgattgagcagatcagtagctgcagaaatatcgtggtgaatggagggccaaaggctggatcgTTGGGATGTTGAAAGTGCCAGTGTAAATGACTtgggggagagttttttccagggatgaacacagaaggaagtggggttgagAGGGGGACATGAGTGGAGagagatacaaggaagtgatcagagatggccttatctgtgattgacacgatgggagtagaggccacgtgagatggcaaggccgagggggtggccgtgaacaTGGGTAGGTGAGTTTATAGAGAGGGAGATATTAAGgaaggataggagggcagtgaacgcAGAGGAGAGCgggcatgatgagttgagatggaggcttaaatcaccaaggatgagacatcgcttggtgcagaggctgagggaggacatCAGTGAAGATCTCTCAGTGAAATACTTTGCGTGGTACTTGGATGGGTGGGAGAGAAACAGGATTTTAAAGGTGGAACAAGGTGCGATGTTCCAAGAAGGAGAAGGTGCCAGAGACAGACCGAGATGTGGTTTGGTGATAAGGACCACACCGTCATGTAAGCAGTTTGATTTCTGACACCAAATAGGGTTTGCAACTACTATTGTTTATTGAGAGAGACCAAGTCCAGATACACACAATGTCATTAAGCCGTAGACAAACATAGAAATAAGCTATACAACCTTGTTTTCTTTCTCTGGGTAGAGACACAATCTTCGTTGTTGTTCCTTTCCAATCCTGATTTTCACTACAATGTGAAGAAAATTTTGAGATTTTTATAGTGTGTTTCTCTTGGAATACTGTCATTGCTGATTCATTCTGGCATGACCAGTGTCATTGTGAACAAGATCCCAAGGAGGAAGTATTTCCTTCAAAACAACCGATGCCAACGGTCATCGTCCTGTCTTCATTGTTCCACTCTTATCTCAAAACTGGCTTGACTGACTGTTCCCCAGTGTGGTCACGGTAAGTCACGAGACACGAATCTTCCACATTGTCGTTTCAGCAAAAACAGAAACCACAGTCTCAGTTATATTGTACCCTGACAACTCAAACCGTGAAACATCCTAGGGATTAATACATTTTAACCATTTCATTTAGTAAAAAGAAACCAACAACTTTAATCACATGAGATTATACCAAATCTTACATATACATGTATACATCACTCGGGTATCATACAGCCACCGCGCCGGCTGTTTGGACAGGGCAGGGAATGGAAGGTACAGCCAGACAGGGAGGTTTCATTCAGGGCGAAGGTGTCAGCATCCATCAGCCAGATTTCCATCCAGACCATGATATTGGTGCAATCATCCCCAACAAGCTGATGGATGGCAAGGGTCTTGTTCACATGTGAACGGACATTGTGGAGGGAGGTACGGAGAGGGGCAATGGCAGCTGATCCACTGACAGAGGCCACAGGGTCAGCgttgggaggggtgagtgggacgggAAGGTGGGATTAGCCCCCAGCTGGGTGGgaaggtcagtgagagagtgagatgagGCAGGTCCTCGGCAGAGGATGCCAGAGGGAAGCTGTGGGTTTATCTAAGAGTCAAACCTGGGATGGCGGCAGGAGAGCAGGGAGGTGGAGGGGTAGTGAAGGGTTGGAGAGGGATTTGGTGGTCGGTGGGGGGCAGAGTAcccgagaggggagaaatgaaCGGAGGTATGATGAGAGGAAAGAGGGGCCTAGGAGGGGTAAAGAGAAAAGATAAAATGGGTCACTAAAGGGAAAATAGAAGTGATGGGTCTGGAGCAGCAGCCAAAATATGAACGGACACGGAATCTCAAGTTACATCGCCTGGTTAGATTAGGATAGATGTGTTCTGGTAATAAAGACACATACATTTAATACAATATTTTATACCCAATCAATACTGAATAATTATTAACACACTCATTAAAGGAAGTTAGTACTTCTTACACTTAACGCAGCAATTCAAAATAAGAGTAGGAAGTAATTAGTACTGGCGAGAATCCCAGGATGCACTGACCTGAACGTACAACACGGTGCACACACTGGATTTAATGGTTTACACACAGACCCTTTCTGCTGCAAGACTGCCACTTGGGTTTCAGCAAATACAGAACACTGAAATAGTTTTCACCGAGTCAGTCATCACCAGTGCAAGGTTAAGGGAAAGTTGGTGAGGAGACCTTTCTATACTGGGAGGCTTGTTCCAGGATCGAATACTTTGCCAGAAGTTGAGGCAGAGAGTTGCATCTTTCGGTGGGAAAATGGGATCAATGTCTGAAGCAGAGCACGATGCAGGGTTCTGGGAGTAGTTTGGGACATCCTcaagcaaagagctggcacaggcacaatcggTTGCGTTTCACAGCACAGAACGGGCTGGTCAGTTGTCACTCGCTCTCTGAAAGAGCAATCCATGTTGGTTCATTCCCCATGCTCTTAAATCGACTACCGTTTCACTGTGGATTCTGGATTTCACCAGGAGAAATGGTGCAACAGGATACTCTGGGATTGTGAGTCCAGTCCGTTAGGGaacccatcatcatcaccatcataggcagcccctcggaatcgaggaggacttgcttccactctaaaagtgagttctcaggtgactgtacagtccaatacgggaattacagtctctgtcacaggtgggatagtctttgagggaaagggtgggtagggagcctggtttgccacatgctccttccgctgtcggcgcttgctttctgcatgccctcagcgacgagactcgaggtgctcggcgccctcccggatgcatttcctccactaagggcaatctttggccaggaactcccaggtgtcggtgggaatgttgcactttatcagagaggctttgaaggtgttcttgaaatgtttcctctgcccacctggggctcatctgttgtataggagttccgagtagagcgcttgttttgggagtcttgtgtcaggcatgcgaacaacgtggcccgcccaacggagctgatcaagtgtggtcagtgcttcaatgctggggatgttggcctggtcgaggacgccaacgttggtgcgtctgtcctcccaggggatttgcaggatcttgcggaaacatcgttggtggtatttctccagcgatttggtgtgtctactgtatatggtccatgtctctgagccaccctgaTATCATCACCATCATTGCACAAGGGCTGGGAAAGTTACTGAAGCAAAGGGAccaatgtcaaacattgaaacactGCGTAACAACTCATCAAAGACAGGCAAAAATGTACAAACTGCAGGGCAGCAATCCGCAGTCTAATCTCGCGCCTTGAACATACTTTCCCCAGTGTGCTTTGTTTGATGCTGCAACAAGTACCTGAAACTTTTAAATCGCTTTCTACACACAGTGCACTCAAACGCTTTCTCTCCAGTGTGGATCTGCTGATGCTGGGTCAAGTTACTGGAGGTATAAAATCGCTTTCGACACACTGAACACTCAAAGGGCTTCTCTCCCGTGTGAATTTTTGAATGTTTGTTCAAGTTGCTGGAGGTGTGAAATCTCTTTTGACACACCGTACATTCAAACCtcttctccccggtgtgaattcgctggtgctcAATCAAGTACCCGGACCTGTAAAACCGCTTCTTGCACACTGTGCACTcaaacggtttctccccagtgtgaattttcTGATGCTGCGTCAACAGACTGGACGTATAAAATCGCTTCTTGCACACGGTACACTCGAAGGGTTTCTCATCAGCGTGGATTTGCTGGTGCTGGATGGAGTTACTGGAGGTGTGAAATCGCTTCTTGCACACTGGACATTCAAACggtttctccccggtgtgaatcCGCTGGTGTTTGCTCAAGTCGCAGGACCTGTAAAATCTCTTGGCGCAGACAGTGCACTCAAATGGTTTCTCTCCAGTGTGGATTTTCTGGTGCTGGATCAAGTTACTGGAGGTGTGAAATCTCTTCTTGCACACTGTGCATTCAAACGGTTTCTCCCCGGTATGAAATCGCTGGTGCTTGGTCACCTCGCTGGAAGTGTAAAATCGCATTTTACACACGGTACATTCAAAGGGCTTGTCTCCAGTGTGAACACGCAGGTGTGTGTCCAGCAGGCTGGGCCAGCGGAAGCCTTTCCCACACACATTGCACTGAAAGGCAGCCAAGCCCCGATTGCCCGATGCCTGCGGACTGGCTCCAGCTCCTTCAGATGATCCACACCCACCATTTGTCACCAATTCAGTTTCTTTCTTTATCTCCATGCTGACCCTTCCTTCCAAAGTGTTCGGGCACAGACTGTCTACCAAACAAGAGCAAAGAATCAGTGAACTCAGCGGCAGGTTATCTGTGCCAGGGTACCGGGTAATGAACATGCACGGTATATAGCTCCAgagatgcagttttggtctccttacctatgaaaggatatacttgccatagagggagtgcagcgaaggttcaccagactgattcctggggtggcaggactgtcgtatgaggagagattgggtcgactaggcctgtattcactagagtttagaagaatgagaggggatctcattgaaacgtataaaattctgactgggttgaatagactggatgcggggaggatgtttcccctgactgggaagtctagaataaggggtcagtctcaggatacggggtaagaaatttaggactgagatgaggagaaatgttttcactcagaggatggtgaatctgtggaattctctaccacagaaggctgtggaggccaagtcactgaatatatttaagagggagatagatagatttctagaaacaaaatatatcaaggggtatggggaaaaagcaggaatatggtgttgagagaggatcagccatgatcatattgaatggcggtgcagattcaaagggccgaatggcctactactcctcctattttctatgtttctctctgagggttataaatctttggaattctctgccccagagagttgtgcaggctgggtcattgaatatatttaaggtggggatagacagatttttgagtgataatgaaGTAAAAGGTTATggcgagcaggcggggaagtggagctgagtccctgatcagatcagccatgatcttactgaatggggagcaggttcgaggggccagatggcctactcctgctcctatttcttatgctcttatataacAGGGGGCACTGCTGCAGAGCTTGCAACGGTCAATTACAGAGATTTCTTTATTATACTGTCAGTTTTAtggaaacaacttgtatttatatagcgcctttaaacgtcccaaggtgcttcacaggagtgttatgcgataagaatttgacaccgagctgcacaagtagaaattagcgcaggtgaccaaaagcttagacaaggaggtatgttttaacattaacaacttgtatttatatagcacctttaaccgagtaaaaggcacttcacaggaaacaCATAAATGTGAcagcgagccacacaagaagaa
The DNA window shown above is from Pristiophorus japonicus isolate sPriJap1 chromosome 19, sPriJap1.hap1, whole genome shotgun sequence and carries:
- the LOC139229874 gene encoding zinc finger protein ZFP2-like, with protein sequence MLVQGGEGRGPAERARGAEPRVDSLCPNTLEGRVSMEIKKETELVTNGGCGSSEGAGASPQASGNRGLAAFQCNVCGKGFRWPSLLDTHLRVHTGDKPFECTVCKMRFYTSSEVTKHQRFHTGEKPFECTVCKKRFHTSSNLIQHQKIHTGEKPFECTVCAKRFYRSCDLSKHQRIHTGEKPFECPVCKKRFHTSSNSIQHQQIHADEKPFECTVCKKRFYTSSLLTQHQKIHTGEKPFECTVCKKRFYRSGYLIEHQRIHTGEKRFECTVCQKRFHTSSNLNKHSKIHTGEKPFECSVCRKRFYTSSNLTQHQQIHTGEKAFECTVCRKRFKSFRYLLQHQTKHTGESMFKARD